The DNA sequence AGGGAAGCCCCCCGCCCGGCTCCCGGGTGAGGAAGACCTCCTCCCCCCGGGCCTCGAGCCAGTCCGCCAGGAGGCGGGCCTGGGTGGTCTTGCCCGCCCCTTCCGGTCCTTCAAAGGTGAGAAAGTAGCCCATAGGTTTCTAGCGGGGTCCCCAGCTTGGCGCAAGCCAAGCTGGGGTGGTATCAGAGGCCCGTGGGGTGGTCCAGGAAGACCCAGGGGAGGCCGAAGCGCTCGGAAAGGTGGGCGGCCAGGGCCTTCACCCCGAAGACCTCGGTGTCGTAATGGCCGGCGTAGATGACGTTCAGCCTCCGCTCAAAAGCCTCGTGGAAGGCGGAGTGCTTGGGCTCCCCGGTGATGAAGAGGTCGGTGTCCACCCGGGACACCAGCCCCGCCGCCCCTCCCGAGACGATGGTCACCGTCTGGACCAGATCCAGCCCTCCCTGGTGGACCAGGCACTGCATCCCCGTGAGCTGGCCCAGCCGGTCGGCGACCTCCGCCAAAGGGGTGGGGACGGGGAACCGCCCCTTCACCCCCACCTCGTAGGGCTCGAGGTCCACCACCCCCA is a window from the Thermus filiformis genome containing:
- a CDS encoding Nif3-like dinuclear metal center hexameric protein, whose product is MERDELVAYLDEYLRIHAFQDASLNGLQVEGSPQVHKIGAAVDAALPVFEDAKEKGVDFLLVHHGLFWGEVFPIRGHHKRRLELLLQNGISLYAAHLPLDAHPEVGNNVQIARALGVVDLEPYEVGVKGRFPVPTPLAEVADRLGQLTGMQCLVHQGGLDLVQTVTIVSGGAAGLVSRVDTDLFITGEPKHSAFHEAFERRLNVIYAGHYDTEVFGVKALAAHLSERFGLPWVFLDHPTGL